The DNA window GCGTTCGAGAAAACCGAAGGCGGCCTCTGGCGCTGCAATACGACCACGCTTCAGCCGATCGATTTCGGCACTGCGCTGAGCGGGCCTTGATTGCTTGAGCCGCAGGTTGGGTTTGCTCGAATACGCCTGGCGATCGATTGACGCCTGCCAACTGAATCAATTTGAACCGTTTTTCCGATGCTGCAGCGCATCCGAAGTGGGCGGGATTTCGTTTGGCGGAAAAAGATGACGATGCAAATTTTCTCTTTTTGTCTTCGCGTCGTCCCTTGATTGACGCCGTCCTCACCGCGGGCATAGCATCCCGACAGATCCGCTAGAGATCGATGGGAGGAAGAGATGACATGTGTCGCACGTCAATTCTGTTCGCCTTTTTTTCTTGATGCCAAAATCCGTCTTGACGCGAAATCCGGCTGCCACTGGCCGGCGCGTCTCGCGCTCGCCGCGGGCCTTGCCGTTCTCGCTCCGCTCGGCGCGAACGCCCAAACCACCGATCAGTTGGTCAAGGGGGCGACCGACACCTCGAACGTCCTCAATTACGGCATGGGCTATAATCTGCAGCGGTTCAGTCCGCTCACCCAGATCAACAAGGATAACGCCAAAAATCTGGTTCCGGTCTGGAACTACAGTTTGGCCGACGACCGAAGCGAGGAGTCGCAGCCGCTGGTCTACCAGGGCGTCATCTATGTCACCAGCAACAGCGCCACGATGGCGGTCGACGCAAAAACCGGCAAGCAGATCTGGAAGACCAAGGTCGAATACCCCGCGGAAACGCCGCGCATCGTGTGTTGCGGCATCATCAATCGCGGCGTCGCTATCCACGAGGGCAAGCTGTTCCGCACCACCCTCGATGCCAATGTCATCGCGCTCGATGCCAAGACCGGCAAGGAACTCTGGCGTCAGAAGACGGCCGATATCAAGGAGGGCTACTCGATGACGGTGGCACCACTGGTCGCTGACGGGGTGGTCCTCACCGGCATCTCCGGGGCAGAGTTCGGCACCCGTGGTTTCATCGACGGCTGGGATCCGGAGACCGGCAAGCATCTGTGGCGCACCTATACGGTGCCCTCCCCCGACGAGCCCGGCGGCGACACCTGGAAGGGAGACACATGGAAGCTCGGTGGCGGATCGACCTGGATCACCGGCTCTTACGATCCGGAGCTGAACACGGTCTATTGGGGCGTCGGCAACCCCGGACCGTTCAACGCGGCGGTGCGTCCCGGCGACAATCTGTACACCTGCGCGGTGCTCGCGCTTGAACCGAAGACCGGCAAGATCAAATGGCATTACCAGTTCTCGCCGAACAATCCGTTCGACTATGATGCGGTCGCCGAGATGGTGCTCGCCGACCTCAATGTCGAGGGCAAGCCGACCAAGGTCCTGATGGATGCCAATCGAAACGGCTTCTTCTACGTGCTTGACCGCACCAACGGAAAACTGCTCGCGGCCAATCCCTATGTGAAGGTCAACTGGGCTTCCAGCATCGACATGAAAACCGGCCGCCCGGTCGAGACCGACGTCGTCAAGGATGCGCGCGAAGGCAAGAAGGTCGTGGTCTACCCGTCTATTCTGGGCGGCAAAAACTGGGAGCCGATGTCGTTCGATCCGCAGACCGGCCTTGCTTATGCCAATACGCTCTCAATCGGCGGCCACTACAAGACCGAGCCCGCGACATACAAGGCCGGCGAATGGTATGTGGGCATCGACCTGACGGACTTATGGGAATGGCCTCAGGGGCCGCGCGGCCACCTCACGGCCATCGATCCCATGACCGGGAAGGCAAAGTGGGAAGTGCCGAGCGATATCCCGCGCTTCTCCGGCGTGCTGTCGACCGCCGGCGGGGTCGTGTTCTCGGGCCAGCTCACCGGCGAGTTCGAAGCATTCGATGCCAGCGACGGCAAGAAATTGTGGCAGTTCCAGACCGGCTCCGGCATCGAGGGGCAGCCGGTGACGTGGCAGCAGGACGGCATCCAGTATGTCGCGGTGACCAGCGGCTATGGGGGTGTCTATTCGCTGTTTTCCGGCGACGAACGCCTCGCCAATATTCCGGCGGGTGGGTCGTTGTGGGTCTTCGCTGTAAAAACCCAGTAGGGTTTCGCGCATGATCGAGGGACGCTTCAGCTGGACGGCGGCGTATTTCGCCGCCGTCGCGACGACGGCAAGCGTGCTGGCGGCGACGCATCCCGCCATGGCGCAGCAAGATGCCGGCGGCGATCGGGCGCAGATCGACCAGGGCAAGGCGACCTACGCGGAGAAGTGTTCGCACTGCCATGGCCCAAACATGATCAATGCCGGCACGATCACGCCCGACCTGCGCAGGTTTCCGGACGACAAGCAGCGTTTCCTCACCACGGTGAAGCTGGGCAAGAGCGGCAAGATGCCGCCCTGGGGCGACCTGCTGAGCGATGACCAGATAGCTAGTCTGTGGGCTTATATTTCGAGCCAGAGGAAGCCATGAGAACCTGGCTCAAAGCATCGGGAGCGGCGGCTGCGTTGATCGCGGTCTTCACGATGCCGGCGGCCGCCGGCGGCGAGGTGCTGAAAGTCTGTCTCGACGAGGATCTGCCGCCGCTTTCGGCGCACCATCGCGGCGAGCCCGACAGCGGCTTCGATGTCGCGCTGGCGCAGGCCGTCGCAAGCAAGCTCGGCCGACCACTCAGCATCCAATGGTTCGGCAGCAAACTCGACGAGGATTCGAGCCCCGCGCTTGAAATCAATGCGTTGCTTTCGGACGGCCGCTGTTCCCTGGTCGGCGGCTACGCCTTGACGACGGACTCGCTGGTGGTGCCACGCGTCAAGACCGCGAAGCTGCCCGATTTCGAGGGCGCCACCGGCCCCGACCACAGGCGCCGCGTGCCGCTCGGCGTGCTTGCGCCGAGCCGGCCCTACATCTATTCGCCGCTGACCATCGTGCTTGGTCCCAAGGCGCACGACCGCCGCATCGGCGGCGTCGGCGACCTCGCAGGTCTCCGCATCGGCATCGAAAGCGGCACCGTTGCCGACGCGATCCTGATGACGTTCGGCAACGGGCGGCTGATCGACGACATCACGCATCTGGTCCCCGGCCGGGACGATCTTCTTGGTGCGCTGGAGCGTGGCGACTTCGACACTACGCTGCTCGACTTGCGCCGGTTCGATGCCTACCGCGCCGCCCATCCCGACACCCGGCTCGCGGCCTCCGGATATTTTTATCCGATCGGCGCCAATCGCGGCTATGTCGGCCTCGCCGACGACCCGGCTCTGCTCGCCGCGGTCGACAAGGCGCTCTCCGACTTGCAAGCCGCAGGAACCATCACGGAGCTCGGTCAGGCGGCCGGTCTCACCTATCTGCCGCCGCATGAGCCGGCGATCCTCGGCGACGCCATGATGAAGGTGCTTGGGAAGCAATGAGGCGCCGCTTGCCTGGTGCAGGCAGATTCTTGCGGGCATTGGCGGGATTTGCCGTCCGCGATTCACCGCGCCGCAATATCTTGGGTCCATGGTTCGCACGCGATGTGAAACCGGGATTGTTCCGCCATCATGAAGCCGCAAGAGTCCGCGCTGCAAGTGCGAGGGTTAACAAAGCGTTTTGACCGCCTCGCGGTCGATTCGCTCGATCTCACCGTCCGAACAGGGGAATTCTACGCGCTAGTCGGCCCCAACGGCGCCGGCAAGACCACGACGCTGCGCATGGTGGCCGGGCTCTCGCCGCCCGACGCCGGTTCGGTCGCGGTGTTCGGCATCGACGCCTTGAGCGATCCGGTCGCCGCCAAGCAGATGATGGCGTGGGTCTCGGATGAGCCGATGATCTACGACAAGCTGACGCCGCTGGAATACCTCGCCTTCGTCGCGGGGTTGTGGGGGATCGATCCCATCGTTTCGGAGCCTTCCGCGCACAATCTGCTGGTCTCGCTCGGACTCGAGCCGCATCTGCATGAACGCTGTGAAGGATTTTCCAAGGGCATGCGCCAGAAGGTGGCGCTGGCGGGAGCCTTGGTGCATGACCCCCGCCTGATCATCCTGGATGAACCCCTCACCGGCCTCGACGCGGTGTCCGCGCGTCACGTCAAGGGATTGCTCGGGGATCGCGTGCGCGCCGGCTGCACCATCATCATGACCACGCATATTCTGGAAGTGGCTGAACGCATGGCCGACCGGATCGGCGTGATCGCCTCGGGACGGCTGGTCGCCGAGGGAACACTCGCCGAACTGCGCCAGCAGAACGGGCACCACGATACCAGCCTCGAAGACCTGTTCATCGCGCTGGTCGATACCGAGGCCGTCGCCGCATGAGCTCCGCGGCGGCCCTTACCTGGTTTGCCCGGCACGAACTCCGGCTGGCGTGGCGCGAGTGGCTCGCGATGATGACGGCCGGCCGGCTGGGGCGAAAGCGCCGCGCGGTCATCGGGCTGGTTTTCCTTGCCGCGTTCATGCACCTGCCGGCCTATGCCGTGATCGGCCGCTTCGCCGGCCTGCAGGCGCCGCTCGACAAATCCAGCCTCATCGTGATGACAGCGACCATCTTCCTGGCCTGGGCCTTGATGCTGTCGCAGGCGATCGAATCGGTGACGCGGGTATTTTACGCCCGTGCCGATCTCGATCTGATCATGTCGTCGCCGGTGAAGCTGGCGAATGTGTTTTCGATCCGGATCGCCGCGATCGCGCTGTCGGTCATCGCGATGGCGTTGTTGTTGTCGACGCCCTTCGTCGACGTGCTCGTGATCGGCGGCGGTATCCGGTGGTTTTCCGCCTACGGCGTCGTAGCCGCGATCGGATTGTCGGCCGCGGCGGTCGCGATCGCGATCACCATTATACTGTTTCGGCTGATCGGCCCGAGCCGCACCCGGCTGGTCGCGCAAATTCTCGCGGCGATCATCGGCGCCGGTTTTGTGATTGCGCTGCAGATCGCCGCGATCCTGTCCACCGGCACGCTGTCGCGATTCGCGGTGCTGACCTCGGATGCCGCGGCAGCCTTCGCGCCTGACGCCGCGAGCATGATCTGGTGGCCGGCACGCGCGGCACTCGGCGACGGCGAGGCGCTGTTGCTGCTCTTGGCCTGTGGCCTCGTATTGCTCGGCGCGGTGATGGCGATCTTCTCCCCGCGGTTCGCCGACACCGTCGTCAGCATTTCTGCGAACGCCGCGCCGTCCAGAGGCTCGCGCACAACGGCGTTTCGCACCGGTTCGCGACAACAGGCGCTGCGCTGGAAGGAATTCGTCCTGCTGCGGCGCGATCCGTGGCTGGTGTCGCAGACCCTGATGCAGCTGCTTTATCTGGTGCCGCCGGCGCTGATGCTGTGGCGAAGCTTTTCCGACAGCTCTACCGCCATCGTGCTGATCACGCCTGTGATCGTGATGGCGGCGGGCCAACTCTCCGGCGGCCTCGCATGGCTGACGATATCGGGCGAAGACGCGGCCGACCTGGTGGCGACCGCGCCGCTGCCGCCTTCGCGCGTGATCCGCGCCAAGATCGAGGTGGTGCTGATCGCGATTGGCGCGATCTTCGCGCCGCTGGTCATAGCCCTGGTATTTGCCTCACCGCTGCAGGCGGCGGTGACCGCGTCAGGCGTTGCCATCGCCGCCGCCTCGGCCACTTCGATCCAGCTCTGGTTTCGGGTGCAGGCCCGGCGCAGCCAGTTTCGCCGCCGACAGACCTCGTCGCGGCTGGCGACCTTCGCGGAAGCCTTTTCCTCGATCGGATGGGCCGCGACTGCGGCCCTGGCGCTGGCGATCCCGATGGCCGCTGTCATCAGCGGCCTGATGACCACAGCCATATTGGCGGCGACCTGGAAGATCAGCCCGCGGCGGGGGTGAGGCGCCGGCTTGTTGTTTCCGATCGGTCCAGTCTCAGGCCACTTGAATGTAAGGAAATTCTGCCTTACATCTGGTTGAAATGAAGGTTCGATTTATGAGCACGCTTACCGTAACCGCCAAAGGGCAAGTTACCCTGCGCAAAGATCTTCTGAAACATCTGGGTGTCCACCCCGGGGAGAAAATTACCGTGGACAAGCTTCCTGACGGCCGGATCGAGGTGAAGGCCGTCCGGCCTAAGGGCAAGATTTCGGATGCTTTCGGCTTCCTGAAAAGGAAAAATGGCCCATCATTGTCGATTGAAGAAATGAACGAGATCGCTGCTCGAGGCTGGGCCGGTAAACGATGAAGATCACGGCCGACACCAATGTGTTTGTCCGAGCCGTTACCGAAGATCACGAGCACCAAAGCAGAGCCGCCCAAGCAGCTTTAAAAAAGGCGGAACTGGTGGCAATCCCGATATCCGCCCTCTGCGAATTGGTCTGGGTTCTGTCACAGGGTTACAAAGTACCGCTCTCCGAAATCGCGGAGGCGATCCGGCGCTTTATAAATGGCGCGAACGCCGTGGTGAACCGACCGGCGGCGGAAGCTGGACTGGCCATGCTGGATGCAGGCGGGGATTTTGCCGACGGCGTTATCGCCTATGAAGGAAATTGGCTCGGCGCTGATATCTTCGTCTCTTTCGACAAAAAAGCTGTGAAACTGATGGAAGCGCAAGGCGAATCCGCGCGGTTGCTATCGTAATGTCAAAAAGTGCTTCCGCGATTCTGCCTACGCCTTGATCAACTCCATCACGGCAGATGCGAACGCTTCCGGTTCTTCCTGCGGAAGATTATGGCCTGCGCGTGGAATGACGCGATGCGCGCGGGAGCCGGTAAACTTTGCCGCGGATGCGGTGCCGTCGGTTGCGGGGACAACTCCGTCGGCGTCGCCGTCCAGCGTGATGGCGGGCACTGTGATGGCAGGCAGCGCCGCCAGCCGGCGCTGCAGCTCGGCATATCGCGGATCGCCGTCGGCAAGGCCGAAGCGATGGCGATAACTGTGGATCACGACGTCGACATAATCGGGATTGTCGAACGACGCCGCCGTCCGCTCCAAGGTCGCCTCGTCGAAATGCCAGTTCGGCGACCATTGCTGCCATAAAATCCGGGCGATCTCGCGCCGGTTGGACGCAAGACCCGCACGGCCGCGCTCCAGTTGAAAATAATATTGATACCAGAGCGGGACCTCGCGCTCCGGCTTCGCCGGGACCATGGCCCTGGCGATATCCTGGATCAGATAGCCGTTCGCCGACACCAGTCCCGCGCAGCGGTCCGGCCACAACGCCGACGCCACGCAGGCGGCGCGTCCGCCCCAGTCATAACCGGCGAATACCGCGCGCTTGATACCAAGCGCATCCATCAGCGCGATTAGGTCGGCGCCGACAGCCGCCTGCTCTCCCGAGCGCGGCGTCGCCTGCTCACGGAAACGCGTCGGACCGTAACCGCGCAAATAGGGAACGATGGCGCGGCAACCCTGAGCCGCGAGCATCGGGGCGACGTCCACATAGGAGTGGATGTCGTAGGGGAAGCCGTGCAGCAGCATCACGACCGGTCCGTCGACAGGACCGGCCTCGTAATACGCAATATCGAGTACGCCGGCGTCGACGTGGCGCAGCGGTTCCAGGCGAAACGAAGAAGGTGCGCGTGGTGTCGCAGTAAACTCCATGGCTGTAACTCCCGATCTGGCCGCGGCCGGGAATGAGTGACCCGGCGGCCGCTCTGTTTGCCGAGTCTATCGTTTAAGTCACGCCGCGGCGAAGGGGAAAAATGCCGCCATGACGGCGATGGCGTTGCGCGATAAAGTGCCGGCGTTATCGGACACGGGCCCCGCCATGCTGCGATTGTTTTCCGCCGTCTTCGCCTTGCTCGCTTCGGTGGTCGCGCCGGCTGTCGCCCAGGAAGCTCCGCGCAGCAGCGAATGCCTGGCGATGTCCAATGCGCCGCCGCGCGCCACGCCGGTCAGCCTGCGCCAGGCTGCCGCGACCACCAACGAGGTCGCCATCACCTATGCCGGCCATTCGACCTATTACATCGACACGCCCGGCGGGCTGCGGATCGCGACCGATTTCAGCGGCACCTACACCGTGGGGCGGCTGCCCGACATCGTCACCATGAACCGCGCCCACAGCACGCACTACACGCTGTTCCCCGATCCCCGCATTCCCCATGTACTGCATGGCTGGGGCGACGACGGAGCACCTGAAAAAATCGCGCAACGCATCGGCGACGTGTATATCCGCAATGTGACGACCGACATCCGGCGCTATTTCGGTGAGGATTCCGGCGGCGAGATGATCAGGGATGGCAACTCGATCTTCATCTTCGAGGTCGCCGGCCTCTGCATCGGCCATCTCGGGCACCTCCATGTCAAGCTGGACGACAGCCAGTTCGCGGCGATCGGCCGGCTCGATATCGTGATGGTGCCGATCGACGGCACCTATACGATGTCGCTCAACGGTATTTCGGATATCACGCGGCGGCTGCGCGCCTCCGTGGTGCTGCCGATGCATCGCTTCATGACGCCGCTCGACGAATTCATGCGCCGGATCGGCCAGCAATTCACGATCGACGTGCGGAGCGAGCGAACGCTGACGATTTCGCGGGAAACGCTGCCGGGCACCCCGACAGTCATTATTCTCGACGGCGTTTGATGGCGTCGGCCCGCTATCCGCCCGGCAACTTGCCGACGCTGATCTCGATTGCCGAAAAATAAGCTGAGAGATCCTCGATGTCGGCGTCCGACAGCGAGGGAGCGACCACCGACATCGCGTCGTTCTTGCGTGCGCCGGATTTGAAGGCCTGCATCTGTGCGACGAGGTAGGGCTCCGGCTGGCCGGCGATGTTCGGCGCGTCCGGAACCTTGGACAGGCCGTCGAGGCCATGACATGCCTGGCACATCAGGGCCTTGGCACGGCCGGCCTTGACGTCGCCGGCGACGCACACGTTGCCGCAGGCCGCGAGAAGGGAAAGCGCTGCCAGTGAGCTGAGCAAAAGCTGTACCGCCTTGGGACGCGTAGACCTCACTTAAACCCTCACCGATTTGGACCCTGCAAGGCGTGATGGCCCCCTTTGACAGGGGGCCATCAGCCAGATCGTATATTACTTGCCGTCGTAAGATATCCGATAGAGCGCTCCGACCAGATCGTCCGAGACCAGCAGCGAACCATCGGGCAGCTGGGCCACATCGACCGGCCGACCCAGATAATAGCCGTTCTCGTTCCAGCCTTCGGCGAAAGGCTCGGATTTTCCTGCGACGTGGCCATCATCCTTGAGGAATGTCACCATCAGCCGAGCGCCGACCGGCACGGTTCGATTCCACGAGCCGTGCTGCGTCGAGAAGATCGCGCCCTGATATTTCTTCGGAAACATGCTGCCGGTGTAGAATATCAGGCCGAGGTCCGCCGCATGCGCAGCCTGTTCGACCTCCGGGAAAACTACATTGGCCGGCGGCGTATCGGCCTTGTATTCGTTGGTGCGCGTATGACCGCCGCCATACCATGGGAAGCCGAAATCCTGACCCGCATTGGCAATGCGATCCATTTCGCCCGGGGGCTGCTCGTCGCCCATGCCGTCGACCTGATTGTCGTTGGTCCAGAGCGACTTATCCTTTGGATTGAAGTCCATGCCGACCGGGTTGCGCAGTCCGACGGCATAGACTTCGCGGTTCTTGCCGTCACGATCCATGCGGATGATGCCGCCCATGCCGACTTTGCGGTACAGATCGAATTTGTCCTTGGCCGGAACGTTGTAGGGTTGGCCGAGCTGGATATACAGCTTGTTGTCGGGTCCGACCCGGCAAACGCGCGCGGTGTGATTATAGCTCTCCTCGGATTTCGGAATCAGATCGCCCTCCGGGACCACAGCCCCCGCGACAACGTCTGGGCTTTCATAGAAGAACTCCGCCGCGGCATATTCCAGCACGCGGTTCTGCTCGGCGATGTACAGGAACCCGTCCTTCGAGAAGCAAACGCCGTTGGGTATCTTCTTCGGCAGGGTCGGCGCGAACTCCTTCACGTCGTCGCCGACGCCGCCGCGCGATCGGTCGGTCACTACCCAGACTTTCGATTTGCGCGTGCCGACGAATGTCGCGACGCCCTGCGGGCCGACCGCGATATGACGGGCATCCGGCACCAGGGCGTAGAGAGAAATGTGGAAGCCCGGCGGCAACTTGATCTTGGTCAGGTTCTGCTTGACCTGATCGGCTTTCTGACCGGTCTGCGGGACTGCGGGCCAATCGGCGGTACTGCCCGTCTGATGCATTGCGCCCAACGTTTCGAGTGCGCTGGGCGCTGGTGGCGCCGGCTGCGCAGCAGCCGGCCACGCGGCCATGGTCAACAATGCCGCCGTCGTCTTCAAACGAAGCTTCATGAATAACCTCCCTGGAATGCCCCCAATTCTAACGGGTGGTCACCCGCTGTCAGGGGAATGCCGATATCAATGCGCCGGTCCGGACAATTGTCAAATGGCAGGCGTCATATGCGGCAGTCGATAGCGCCCCTGCGCCGCACCGCGATGCAGGCTGCGACGGTGCAGCATCCGACATTGTGGATCGTTGCCCATGCGAGGATCGCGCCGGCCTTCTGGCACGTTGCCCACGTTCGCGTTCTAGAGTGCGAGAAATTCGTCGGCGTCAGCATTCAACCGCTCGTGCCGGCCAATTGCCGTCCACCGCGCGTTTCAGAAAAACCGGCGGGGCCAGGCGCGAAGTCTCTCCTACTTGCGCGCCGCGCAGGCGTACATATTGATTTCCATGCCGACCGGCACTTCAACGATCTCGGGCGTTTTCCAGGCCATGACAGTCTCCTCCGTGTTGCGGTACGATCGCCGCTGAAAGGCTAAGGCCGCTTCGACGACGCGCAAGCTTTCGTCCCCGGGATCATGGGGCTTTGCGGGCGAGAACGGTTTTGCCAATAGTACGCAGGGGAGCGACGACCGATGGCCACCAGCACTGCCGCCGCATCGAAGAGCGGGCTCTATGCCGATCCGCGCCCGGACTGGCTCGCGCTGCGAAAAGAGGAAGTGATCGACCCGCAGCGCCCGATCGTCGATCCGCATCACCATTTGTGGGATCGCGGCGGCCAGCGCTATCTGATCGAGGAGATCACCGACGATATCGCCTCCGGGCACAATATTGTTGCAACCGTCTATGTCGAGGCCCGCTCGATGTACCGTGCCGGCGGGCCGGAAGCGTTGCGCCCCGTCGGCGAAGTCGAATTTGCCAATGGCGCCGCGGCGATGAGCGCGAGCGGCGGCTACGGTACCGCCTCGATCTGCGCCGGCATCGTCGGCCACGCCAATCTGCTGCTCGGCGAAGGCGCGCGCGCCGTTCTCGAAGCGGAAATGGCCGCCGGCAACGGCCGCTTCCGCGGCATCCGGCACTCGTCGCCGTGGGATGCCGATCCCGAGGTTGCCGGCATCTATGCGATGCGGCCGAAAGGCCTGCTGCTCGACGAGACCTTTCGCAAGGGCTTTGCCTGCCTCGCGCCGCTCGGCCTGAGCTTCGATGCGTGGCTGTATCATCCGCAGATCGGCGAGTTGGCCGATCTCGCGCGGATTTTCCCGGACACCAAAATCGTGCTCGACCATTGCGGCGGCCCGATCGGCCTCGGCGGCTATGCCAGCCGGCGTCAGGAAATTTTCACGGGGTGGAAGGCCTCGATCCAAGACATCGCGAAATGCCCCAATGTCGTCGTCAAGCTCGGCGGATTGGCGATGCGGCTGCTCGGCTATGATTTTCACGAACGCCCGGTGCCGCCATCGTCGGAAGACGTGGCGGCGGCGTGGCGTCCCTATATCGAGACCTGCATCGAGGCCTTCGGACCTGCGCGCTGCATGTTCGAGAGCAACTTTCCGCCCGACAAGGGCCAGTGCAGCTATCAGGTGATCTTCAACGCCTTCAAGCGCATCGCCGCGCCCTGCAGCGAGGCCGAGAAGACCGCGTTGTTCTCGAAGACGGCGACGGAGGTTTACCGGCTCAGGCTGAAGTGATGGCGGTGCCCGCGTTCAAATCGCGTAGATTCAACATTGATCGAATCGGTTCCTTCGCCTGGCCCCCTGGAACCTTTTGACCCCTCCACCTCTTATTTCTTGCTCCGCTACGGAAGCATAGGCGCGGCGCGCTTGGCGTTGGTCGAGGAATTGAATTGAAGAAAGGCAGCAAACTTCCCCAGACGACCAAAACGCGCGACGAGCAGCCGCACGCCAAACAGGGGAACAAGCAGATCACCGAAAAGGAAGCCGGCGACGTCGAGGAGATGTCGAGCCCGCGCACGCCGGTGATCTACGAAATCGTGCGCCGGCTCGGCGACGAGGAGATGGACCGGCCGATCACCTCGTTGTGGTGGTCGGGGGTGGCCGCCGGACTTTCGATCAGCTTCTCGCTGCTGGCGCAGGCCGTCTTGCAGTCGCACCTGCCGGAAGCCTCGTGGACGCATCTTGTCACCAGCTTCGGCTATTCCGTGGGGTTCGTGATGGTGGTGTTGTCCCGGCAGCAGCTTTTCACCGAGATTACCGTCACCGCGGTGTTGCCTGTCATGGCCAACCTCACGTTGGCCAGTCTCTGGCGGCTCGGCCGGCTCTGGAGCGTGGTCCTGGTTGCGAACATGGCCGGCACGTTCGCCGCGGCGTTGCTGTGCACCTTCACCCCTGTACTGACACCGGAACTGAAAGCGGCGGTGCTCGATATCGCCGGTCAGATCACCAACCATACCTGGATGGAAATGATGGTGCGTGCAATCGCATCCGGATTTCTGATCGCGACCATGGTCTGGCTGATTCCGAGCGCCGAAGCCGCCCAATTCCACGTCATCGTCATCATCACCTATTTGATCGCGGCGGCAGGATTCATGCACATTGTCGCGGGCAGCGTGGAGGCGTTTTTTCTGGTGCTGAACGGACATCTCGGTGTCCTGCCGATGGTGACGGACTTCTTCGTCCCGGTTCTCATCGGCAATATCATCGGCGGCACCGCGCTGTTTGCGCTGATCGCCTATGCGCAGGTCATGAAAGAGATATGAGCGCCGACGGACCGCAACGCAAATCCCAGCAGAACCGGCTGGGTTTTGCGACAGAACGCAAGCTTCCGCGGCTAAGGACCTGTCAGGCCCACTCGCCCTTGCGGAAGACGGGGACCCTCCTGCCGTCGGCGTGAACGCCGTCGATGTCGATCTTGTCCGAACCGATCATCCAGTCGATGTGGATCAGGCTCTTGTTGCCGCCCTGCGCCGCGATCTGCTCGGGCGTCAGCTTGTCGCCATCGACGAAGCATTTCGAATAGCATTGGCCGAGCGCGATGTGGCAGGCCGCGTTCTCGTCGAACAGCGTATTGAAGAACAACAGTCCGCTCTTCGAGATCGGCGAGGAATGCGGCACCAGCGCCACTTCGCCGAGACGCCGCGCGCCCTCGTCGGTGTCGAGGACCTTGTTGAGGACTTCCTCGCCGCGCGTGGCCTTGGCCTCGACGATGCGTCCTTGCTCGAACCGCACCGCGATGCCGTCGATCAGCGAGCCCTGGTAGGACAGCGGCTTGGAACTGACGACGTGTCCTTCCACCCGCCTTGCATGCGGCGTGGTGAACACTTCCTCGGTCGGGATATTGGCGTTGCAGGTGATTCCGTTTTTGGCGGTGGAGGCGCCGCCTTCCCATTCGTGACCGTCCGCCAGCCCGATCGTGAGATCCGTGTCAGGTCCGGAATAATGCAGCGCCCTGAATCGCTGGCCGTTCAGCCATTCGGTGCGGCTGCGCAGGGTCGCGTTATGCTTCTGCCACGCCGCGACGGGGTGATCGATATCGACGCGTGAGGCAGCGAAGATCGCGTCGGCAAGCTTTGCCACTGCGACATCCTCTTCGTCTCCCGAAAACACCCGCTTCGCCCATGAAGCGCTCGGATAGGCGATGATGTTCCAGTTGATATCGAAGTTGACGATCCTTTCCAG is part of the Bradyrhizobium erythrophlei genome and encodes:
- a CDS encoding methanol/ethanol family PQQ-dependent dehydrogenase — translated: MTCVARQFCSPFFLDAKIRLDAKSGCHWPARLALAAGLAVLAPLGANAQTTDQLVKGATDTSNVLNYGMGYNLQRFSPLTQINKDNAKNLVPVWNYSLADDRSEESQPLVYQGVIYVTSNSATMAVDAKTGKQIWKTKVEYPAETPRIVCCGIINRGVAIHEGKLFRTTLDANVIALDAKTGKELWRQKTADIKEGYSMTVAPLVADGVVLTGISGAEFGTRGFIDGWDPETGKHLWRTYTVPSPDEPGGDTWKGDTWKLGGGSTWITGSYDPELNTVYWGVGNPGPFNAAVRPGDNLYTCAVLALEPKTGKIKWHYQFSPNNPFDYDAVAEMVLADLNVEGKPTKVLMDANRNGFFYVLDRTNGKLLAANPYVKVNWASSIDMKTGRPVETDVVKDAREGKKVVVYPSILGGKNWEPMSFDPQTGLAYANTLSIGGHYKTEPATYKAGEWYVGIDLTDLWEWPQGPRGHLTAIDPMTGKAKWEVPSDIPRFSGVLSTAGGVVFSGQLTGEFEAFDASDGKKLWQFQTGSGIEGQPVTWQQDGIQYVAVTSGYGGVYSLFSGDERLANIPAGGSLWVFAVKTQ
- a CDS encoding c-type cytochrome, yielding MIEGRFSWTAAYFAAVATTASVLAATHPAMAQQDAGGDRAQIDQGKATYAEKCSHCHGPNMINAGTITPDLRRFPDDKQRFLTTVKLGKSGKMPPWGDLLSDDQIASLWAYISSQRKP
- a CDS encoding substrate-binding periplasmic protein; this translates as MRTWLKASGAAAALIAVFTMPAAAGGEVLKVCLDEDLPPLSAHHRGEPDSGFDVALAQAVASKLGRPLSIQWFGSKLDEDSSPALEINALLSDGRCSLVGGYALTTDSLVVPRVKTAKLPDFEGATGPDHRRRVPLGVLAPSRPYIYSPLTIVLGPKAHDRRIGGVGDLAGLRIGIESGTVADAILMTFGNGRLIDDITHLVPGRDDLLGALERGDFDTTLLDLRRFDAYRAAHPDTRLAASGYFYPIGANRGYVGLADDPALLAAVDKALSDLQAAGTITELGQAAGLTYLPPHEPAILGDAMMKVLGKQ
- a CDS encoding ABC transporter ATP-binding protein, whose translation is MKPQESALQVRGLTKRFDRLAVDSLDLTVRTGEFYALVGPNGAGKTTTLRMVAGLSPPDAGSVAVFGIDALSDPVAAKQMMAWVSDEPMIYDKLTPLEYLAFVAGLWGIDPIVSEPSAHNLLVSLGLEPHLHERCEGFSKGMRQKVALAGALVHDPRLIILDEPLTGLDAVSARHVKGLLGDRVRAGCTIIMTTHILEVAERMADRIGVIASGRLVAEGTLAELRQQNGHHDTSLEDLFIALVDTEAVAA
- a CDS encoding permease; its protein translation is MSSAAALTWFARHELRLAWREWLAMMTAGRLGRKRRAVIGLVFLAAFMHLPAYAVIGRFAGLQAPLDKSSLIVMTATIFLAWALMLSQAIESVTRVFYARADLDLIMSSPVKLANVFSIRIAAIALSVIAMALLLSTPFVDVLVIGGGIRWFSAYGVVAAIGLSAAAVAIAITIILFRLIGPSRTRLVAQILAAIIGAGFVIALQIAAILSTGTLSRFAVLTSDAAAAFAPDAASMIWWPARAALGDGEALLLLLACGLVLLGAVMAIFSPRFADTVVSISANAAPSRGSRTTAFRTGSRQQALRWKEFVLLRRDPWLVSQTLMQLLYLVPPALMLWRSFSDSSTAIVLITPVIVMAAGQLSGGLAWLTISGEDAADLVATAPLPPSRVIRAKIEVVLIAIGAIFAPLVIALVFASPLQAAVTASGVAIAAASATSIQLWFRVQARRSQFRRRQTSSRLATFAEAFSSIGWAATAALALAIPMAAVISGLMTTAILAATWKISPRRG
- a CDS encoding AbrB/MazE/SpoVT family DNA-binding domain-containing protein; amino-acid sequence: MSTLTVTAKGQVTLRKDLLKHLGVHPGEKITVDKLPDGRIEVKAVRPKGKISDAFGFLKRKNGPSLSIEEMNEIAARGWAGKR